A genomic window from Candidatus Andeanibacterium colombiense includes:
- a CDS encoding type II toxin-antitoxin system prevent-host-death family antitoxin produces MDSYSLADAKARLSELLDKVEAGETVEITRRGKPAARLVPTGRQLKKVDVGRLARLAERLPEQKESAADMVRRMRDDASY; encoded by the coding sequence ATGGACAGCTATAGCCTGGCCGACGCCAAGGCGCGGCTTTCGGAACTGCTCGACAAGGTCGAGGCCGGCGAAACGGTCGAGATCACCCGCCGGGGCAAGCCTGCCGCGCGGCTGGTGCCGACCGGGCGCCAGTTGAAAAAGGTCGATGTAGGCCGCCTCGCGCGGTTGGCCGAGCGGCTGCCGGAACAGAAGGAAAGCGCGGCGGATATGGTGCGGCGCATGCGCGACGATGCCAGCTACTGA
- a CDS encoding alpha/beta hydrolase: protein MSETRFHSLPDGRRIAFRKAEGAGPVLVFLPGYMSDMAGGKATAVFDWAQANRRACLLLDYSGCGESDGDFTDGTLTGWRDEVLALLAAETGGPVVLVGSSMGGWLMLLCALELGERIAGLIGIAAAPDFTDWGYSAEQRARLAAGETVFEDNPFGPERTPTYPAFWRDGQARRLLGGTIPLTCPVRLLHGQRDTDVPYAISLRLAAALRSDDVQVVLIKDGDHRLSRDSDVALLLRNVATLD from the coding sequence ATGAGCGAAACCCGCTTCCATTCACTCCCCGACGGCCGCCGGATTGCGTTCCGCAAGGCCGAAGGCGCGGGTCCGGTGCTGGTGTTTCTCCCCGGCTATATGTCCGACATGGCGGGCGGCAAGGCGACCGCGGTGTTCGACTGGGCGCAGGCCAACCGCCGCGCGTGCCTGCTGCTCGATTACTCGGGCTGCGGCGAGAGCGACGGGGATTTCACCGATGGCACGCTGACCGGCTGGCGCGACGAAGTGCTGGCGCTGCTCGCAGCAGAGACCGGCGGGCCGGTGGTGCTGGTCGGATCGTCGATGGGCGGCTGGCTGATGCTGCTCTGTGCGCTCGAGTTGGGAGAGCGTATTGCCGGGCTCATCGGCATCGCCGCCGCGCCCGATTTCACCGACTGGGGTTATAGCGCCGAACAGCGGGCCAGGCTGGCTGCGGGGGAGACGGTGTTCGAGGACAATCCCTTTGGTCCCGAGCGCACCCCGACCTATCCCGCCTTCTGGCGCGATGGCCAGGCGCGGCGGCTGCTCGGCGGCACGATCCCGCTGACCTGCCCGGTTCGCCTGCTCCACGGTCAGCGCGACACCGACGTACCTTACGCCATCTCGCTGCGCCTTGCCGCAGCCTTGCGTTCAGACGATGTGCAGGTGGTGCTGATCAAGGACGGCGACCATCGCCTCTCGCGCGATTCCGACGTTGCCCTGCTGTTGCGCAATGTCGCGACCCTGGATTGA
- a CDS encoding type II toxin-antitoxin system VapC family toxin — translation MALHYLDASAVVCALVREPAANRVRAWLGVQDPGALAISPWVATEVASALSMKIRTGDLSLQQRAEALSEWQFFRDESLIELSIERDTFEKAADFVGRAELSLRAGDALHLAICAANACSLVTLDERMAKAALELGVAVTEI, via the coding sequence ATGGCGCTTCATTACCTCGATGCATCCGCCGTGGTTTGCGCCTTGGTGCGTGAACCGGCCGCGAACCGGGTCAGGGCGTGGTTGGGCGTACAGGATCCCGGGGCGCTCGCGATCAGCCCATGGGTCGCGACGGAAGTGGCGAGCGCCCTGTCGATGAAGATCAGGACCGGCGACCTGTCGCTGCAGCAACGCGCCGAGGCGTTGTCCGAATGGCAGTTCTTTCGCGATGAAAGCCTGATCGAGCTTTCGATCGAACGGGATACGTTCGAGAAGGCGGCGGATTTCGTCGGGCGCGCTGAATTATCGCTTCGCGCAGGCGATGCGCTGCATCTCGCGATCTGCGCGGCCAATGCCTGCTCCCTGGTGACGCTCGATGAGCGTATGGCGAAGGCCGCGCTGGAACTTGGCGTAGCGGTAACGGAGATCTAG
- a CDS encoding tetratricopeptide repeat protein yields the protein MIAFLLPLLAQASTDAVDPSGFRYPTTRHAPVESSVSSAALAPPQSAEQDRLTVCLKQTTDDPAGAAFSANGWILETSGAERSYARQCLGMAYTVQQKWQSAEDAFLAGRADTPADNPGRRARLAAMAGNSALADGRNDNALADLGMAAVDATGASDTILGGEIEIDRARALVALGKTGEAGAALEKARREAPQNSDAWLLSATLARRGGDLATAQSHIATAAGLDPTNPQIDLEAGVIAALGGKDDAARKSFQSVIQLWPGSPDADTAKTYLAQLDPPPAEGITP from the coding sequence ATGATCGCCTTCCTGCTCCCGCTCCTCGCCCAGGCTTCCACCGATGCCGTGGATCCTTCAGGCTTCCGTTACCCGACCACTCGGCACGCCCCGGTCGAAAGCTCCGTAAGTTCCGCCGCGCTGGCCCCGCCGCAGTCGGCGGAGCAGGACCGGCTGACTGTCTGCCTCAAGCAAACCACCGACGATCCAGCCGGCGCGGCGTTCAGCGCCAACGGCTGGATCCTCGAAACGAGCGGCGCCGAGCGCAGCTATGCGAGGCAATGCCTCGGCATGGCCTATACAGTGCAGCAGAAGTGGCAATCGGCCGAGGATGCGTTCCTCGCCGGCCGCGCCGACACGCCGGCGGACAATCCCGGTCGCCGGGCGAGGCTTGCGGCGATGGCCGGTAACTCCGCGCTGGCTGACGGGCGCAATGACAATGCGCTGGCCGATCTCGGCATGGCCGCGGTGGACGCGACCGGCGCCAGCGACACGATCCTCGGCGGCGAGATCGAGATCGACCGCGCGCGCGCGCTGGTCGCGCTGGGCAAGACCGGCGAGGCCGGCGCGGCGCTGGAGAAGGCGCGCCGCGAAGCTCCGCAGAACTCCGACGCGTGGCTGCTGTCGGCGACGCTGGCCCGCCGCGGCGGCGATCTCGCCACCGCGCAGTCGCACATCGCCACCGCCGCCGGGCTCGATCCCACCAATCCGCAGATCGACCTCGAAGCCGGCGTCATCGCCGCGTTGGGCGGCAAGGACGACGCCGCACGCAAGAGCTTCCAGTCGGTGATCCAGCTATGGCCCGGCTCGCCCGACGCCGACACCGCGAAGACCTATCTGGCGCAGCTCGATCCCCCACCTGCCGAAGGCATAACCCCATGA
- a CDS encoding LLM class flavin-dependent oxidoreductase yields MIPLSVLDLVPIRKGSGVSEALQAAAAYAKVAEDAGYKRFWVAEHHATEGVAGGAAAVVLAHIGHATSTIRIGSGGIMLPNHNPFVIAEQFGTLDALFPGRVDLGLGRAPGAAPILGQALRKELHQVAQYFPQDVIELRALVTGEPPLPIKAVPGLGAKLQFWMLGSSLFGAQLAAQLSLPYAFASHFAPDHLDEALAIYRRSFVPSETLERPYCMAAMSVIAGETDAEGELLASSQDQSFVRLRTGEPGKLPPPVPGYLDSLPLSSQSIIQRLSVARAVGGPATVREKILRFAERTGADELILSGAVYDPEARCHSLRLTMDAVKGSTP; encoded by the coding sequence ATGATCCCGCTTTCCGTCCTCGATCTCGTCCCGATTCGCAAAGGCAGTGGCGTGAGCGAGGCGCTGCAGGCCGCGGCGGCCTATGCGAAAGTGGCCGAGGATGCCGGCTATAAGCGCTTCTGGGTCGCCGAACATCACGCGACCGAGGGCGTCGCGGGCGGGGCAGCGGCGGTGGTGCTCGCCCATATCGGTCATGCGACGAGCACCATCCGCATCGGTTCGGGCGGGATCATGCTGCCCAACCACAATCCTTTCGTGATCGCGGAACAGTTCGGCACACTCGACGCGTTGTTCCCCGGACGGGTCGATCTCGGGCTCGGCCGCGCGCCGGGCGCAGCGCCGATCCTCGGCCAGGCCCTGCGCAAGGAACTCCACCAGGTCGCGCAATATTTCCCCCAGGACGTGATCGAACTGCGCGCGCTCGTCACCGGCGAACCGCCGCTGCCGATCAAGGCGGTCCCCGGGCTCGGCGCGAAGCTCCAGTTCTGGATGCTCGGATCGAGCCTGTTCGGCGCGCAGCTGGCGGCGCAGCTGAGCCTGCCCTATGCCTTCGCGAGCCATTTCGCGCCCGACCATCTCGACGAGGCGCTGGCGATCTACCGCCGCAGCTTCGTACCCTCGGAAACGCTCGAGCGCCCCTATTGCATGGCCGCGATGAGCGTGATCGCGGGCGAAACCGACGCCGAGGGCGAATTGCTCGCCTCGTCGCAGGACCAGTCCTTCGTGCGCCTGCGGACCGGCGAGCCGGGCAAATTGCCGCCACCGGTTCCGGGCTATCTCGACAGCCTGCCGCTGTCCTCGCAATCGATCATCCAGCGGCTTTCAGTCGCCCGCGCGGTTGGCGGCCCGGCCACGGTGCGGGAGAAGATCCTGCGCTTCGCGGAGCGGACTGGGGCGGACGAGCTTATTCTGTCCGGCGCGGTCTACGATCCCGAAGCGCGGTGCCATTCGCTGCGCCTCACGATGGACGCGGTGAAGGGTAGCACACCTTGA
- the thrS gene encoding threonine--tRNA ligase, which translates to MGAMLKISLPDGSVREMPQGSTPADVAAAIGPGLAKAAIAARVNGELRDIHRPFDGDAQLALVTARDEAEALELARHDFAHVLAEAVQALFPGTQITFGPSTDDGFYYDFAPTAEHGPFTDEDLPAIEAEMRRIIAADKPLVREVWTRDQLISRWKSEGESFKAEWAQELPEGEALTVYWSGLPHHPAAWLDMCRGPHLPSTGKLDPNAFKLTRVSGAYWRGDQNNAMLSRIYGTGWLNKKQLDAHLERVEQALLRDHRKLGQEMDLFHLQPEAHGSVFWHPKGYMMWRELEAYMRRAIDDAGYREVKTPQVMDARQWEQSGHWGKYRENMFVIPDAVPSIEDDGPLVSAGADWMALKPMNCPAHILIFKQGIKSYRDLPLRLYENGCCHRNEPHGALHGLMRVRQFTQDDAHIFCREDQIVDEVRKFCALADRIYDEFGFTYSIKLALRPDQRFGTEEMWDQAEAELRDAVAAAGLNTPEYGWEELPGEGAFYAPKLEWHLTDAIGRTWQVGTIQSDRVLPERLDATYIGEDGERHRPVMLHRAIFGSYERFIGILIEHFAGKMPLWLAPVQAVVATIVSDADNYAREVEAKLKAAGIRVETDLRNEKINYKVREHSHAKVPHLLVVGKREAEEGTVAMRTLGEQQQQFLSLDDAIATLKAGATPPDLR; encoded by the coding sequence ATGGGTGCCATGTTGAAGATCAGCCTGCCCGACGGTTCGGTGCGCGAAATGCCGCAGGGCTCGACCCCTGCGGATGTCGCGGCGGCGATCGGCCCGGGCCTCGCCAAGGCGGCGATCGCCGCGCGGGTGAACGGCGAATTGCGCGACATTCACCGCCCGTTCGACGGCGATGCGCAACTCGCACTGGTGACCGCGCGGGACGAGGCCGAGGCGCTCGAACTCGCGCGGCACGATTTCGCGCATGTGCTGGCCGAAGCGGTGCAGGCGCTGTTCCCCGGCACGCAGATCACCTTCGGCCCTTCGACCGACGACGGCTTCTATTACGATTTCGCGCCGACCGCCGAGCACGGCCCGTTCACCGACGAGGACCTGCCTGCGATCGAGGCCGAAATGCGCCGGATCATCGCCGCGGACAAACCGCTGGTGCGCGAAGTCTGGACCCGCGACCAGCTGATCAGCCGCTGGAAGAGCGAAGGCGAGAGCTTCAAGGCCGAATGGGCGCAGGAACTGCCCGAGGGGGAGGCGCTGACGGTCTATTGGTCGGGCCTGCCGCATCATCCGGCCGCGTGGCTCGATATGTGCCGCGGGCCCCACCTCCCCTCGACCGGTAAGCTCGATCCCAATGCGTTCAAGCTCACGCGCGTGTCGGGCGCCTATTGGCGCGGCGACCAGAACAACGCGATGCTCAGCCGCATCTACGGCACCGGCTGGCTGAACAAGAAGCAGCTCGACGCGCATCTCGAGCGGGTCGAGCAGGCATTGCTGCGCGATCATCGCAAGCTCGGCCAGGAGATGGATCTGTTCCACCTCCAGCCCGAAGCGCACGGCTCGGTGTTCTGGCACCCCAAGGGCTACATGATGTGGCGCGAGCTCGAGGCCTATATGCGCCGCGCGATCGACGATGCCGGCTACCGCGAGGTCAAGACCCCGCAGGTGATGGATGCGCGCCAGTGGGAGCAGAGCGGCCACTGGGGCAAGTACCGGGAGAACATGTTCGTGATCCCCGACGCGGTCCCGAGCATCGAGGACGACGGCCCGCTGGTGTCTGCCGGGGCAGACTGGATGGCTCTCAAGCCGATGAACTGCCCGGCGCATATCCTGATCTTCAAGCAGGGCATCAAGTCCTACCGCGACCTGCCGCTGCGGCTTTACGAGAACGGCTGCTGCCATCGCAACGAACCGCACGGCGCGCTCCACGGCCTGATGCGCGTCCGCCAGTTCACCCAGGACGATGCGCATATCTTCTGCCGCGAGGACCAGATCGTCGACGAGGTGCGCAAGTTCTGCGCTCTGGCCGACCGGATCTATGACGAATTCGGCTTCACCTATTCGATCAAGCTTGCCCTGCGCCCCGACCAGCGCTTCGGCACCGAGGAAATGTGGGATCAGGCCGAGGCCGAATTGCGCGATGCGGTCGCGGCGGCGGGGCTGAACACGCCCGAATATGGCTGGGAAGAACTGCCCGGCGAAGGCGCATTCTACGCGCCCAAGCTCGAATGGCATTTGACCGATGCGATCGGGCGGACCTGGCAGGTCGGCACGATCCAGTCCGACCGGGTGCTGCCCGAGCGGCTCGACGCCACGTATATCGGCGAGGACGGCGAACGCCACCGCCCGGTGATGCTCCACCGCGCGATCTTCGGTAGCTACGAACGCTTCATCGGGATCCTGATCGAACATTTCGCCGGCAAGATGCCGCTGTGGCTCGCCCCGGTGCAGGCGGTGGTCGCGACGATCGTTTCGGATGCGGACAATTACGCCCGCGAGGTCGAGGCGAAGCTCAAGGCGGCCGGCATCCGGGTCGAGACCGATCTGCGCAACGAGAAGATCAACTACAAGGTCCGCGAGCACAGCCACGCCAAGGTCCCGCATCTGCTGGTGGTCGGCAAGCGCGAGGCCGAGGAAGGCACGGTCGCCATGCGCACGCTCGGCGAACAGCAGCAGCAGTTCCTCTCGCTCGACGATGCGATCGCCACGCTCAAGGCGGGGGCGACCCCGCCGGATCTGCGCTGA